The proteins below come from a single Cryptococcus gattii WM276 chromosome D, complete sequence genomic window:
- a CDS encoding uncharacterized protein (Similar to SGTC gene model, INSD accession EAL18979.1) has protein sequence MKPHLLHTTDHLRDLTPQEAQQLTAFLDKRIWFEHKLHSLEHIPPVYPFIHPVLEQVPENANDCGLQFLRLGEATSQWQLPNQDQVKAWKHERDEVEEQVLEFDGGDLERMKTMTRTATLLPLTPPSTHLVSITLDLIVLIDRILSLLRRRGRILDLVMLRLQWDQARWQVMSESKGLSQEVDSMVRDKGRWSPAEVDVTSRGSSRNLPRSSSSHGGLAPEAPVPPKSSLPSVDSLAFELASSHLESSAQRKEPSESSVQTPSPSRHFGTPDRSLHIPLLHSQLVNLRIRHKNITSTQLARSGAILDRMIDVASHLQNLGDVNGPCTGSERQEGGVVPDQLLDLQDELDASVEELGRRVTWCGELEEHWKLFEAHYSSSLQAHQLALELFDNLYQVLSKLSTSKQDRHLSDLLESAQSCLPPPITDSFSRPSYPAYPENDEYIQHAKDALVKAHTNASDVIKKGKEGVDWYMRLLNIREKVLDKHSEIKELEGDIRQLLNFLERGEDMSERPDMSSQHCLDGNFEQWIKAIPSKSAVAFQYIEQSESVCNRSTFLALQYRNLLKTPPRSIREQAGWETDFVNDDLADQVDMDASKLLELRQQTLTAVQIAKEDIEILGRAQQAFISALSIRNEGLSIQRQLENLIQKTAYPSAQAIQKDHGELKHTVAQLVSRIEKQVMGPFSSFESLIKIHQRQLLSLRQQLLSAISDVTDLPPQLSRSMDLLERVQNQTTIVENVEAEAEKMIADVIIIREEAQQTAQREDASEVFGSLLAKIEELEKGANSWESKLSQRIPFLASGTNEPPSSNDLDTIAAVPPHLTLASSSSAPPMTPPISRSNTPQQTSAHGVNIDGANSADLDLASVDRSAKAAVNDQVLAVGSHIAHCKSVCRSAILGMWEYRYQEGTTGLGKGISSWLDFCEKTGSTLDDIADRIDAQPVSHDLAQVTAQEVEDILVSFKEYTAEHKRILRAQLERMEDIFNALPRWRVEEGSQDNCERWEISKRISKDAVENALGKAGDIVATGEALLVKIRYQTEVTANQQQVIPDTPIPPTNTPDVLEPCVVADDISSSILETPNNDLDLLERLRKQLDNLQVEEIVHPIISKPTWTLTSRHLPTQKTAERMTKILGDISGSAQSLVDSSSHVILSDAKNLKQSLTSRELLIPRLERLVQVDGAIEACDDAHSQLLDKIDHYAEQKELLEEAARDAKQALDYVLECSVPVNDDSRVRREVKRLTDTKKDLEILVEECLHPEKLKEECVQDAVSEISRSESELSFVSTVNSFNPTPSVSKLPRLPNSLLKPSTRSTSSPQRTPRRLSSNIFASQWNNGHRVVSDTPTYVLENKSQSIANLHRHRASPSSDSTPSAIPTLPDSDLRARKSSIPRRARLSNASSIVSPSVATPQSAKAIPKLKRTRHLVPSAQSKVKEYVPNSRSKLDVAIGKVINKLDIDIPIRPVNQGILGSNSEWQDLSGQYWIGFEGRAKLCFCRILRSRTVMVRVGGGWVELSKYLLDHFTEMMDSFPQPTTAAPSLHRSCSSAISLFNVSSPVPITSASFPSHSALSSLPKDRLTDSKPAMHIEYNRTTPLHRAVPFLESPRQSLSPQKAQDNLESVPSTPRTPSSTGRNATFSSTSPLSPSVTLPSGVGSPFVALQFMRKAADSPSAREKEKEKLGSKRSSPIKEKSKRNLMA, from the exons ATGAAGCCCCATCTTCTGCACACCACAGATCACCTCAGAGACCTCACTCCCCAAGAAGCACAGCAGCTCACAGCGTTTCTCGACAAAAGAATATGGTTTGAACATAAATTACAC TCCCTTGAGCACATCCCTCCCGTCTATCCTTTTATTCATCCAGTGCTTGAACAAGTACCAGAAAATGCCAATGATTGCGGCTTGCAATTTCTGCGGCTCGGCGAAGCAACTTCTCAATGGCAACTGCCCAATCAGGACCAAGTGAAGGCTTGGAAACACGAAAGAgatgaggttgaggagCAAGTACTAGAGTTTGACGGTGGAGATCtggagaggatgaaaaCGATGACTCGAA CCGCTACATTACTTCCCCTGACACCACCATCGACACACCTCGTGTCCATCACTCTGGATCTTATCGTCTTGATAGACCGTATCTTGTCTCTGTTACGGCGGCGTGGTCGCATCCTCGATTTGGTAATGCTTCGGCTCCAGTGGGATCAGGCTCGGTGGCAGGTGATGAGTGAATCAAAAGGGCTGTCACAAGAAGTAGACTCTATGGTTAGAGACAAAGGTAGATGGTCGCCTGCAGAAGTTGACGTGACATCTCGCGGTTCATCACGGAATCTTCCAAGATCTTCAAGTTCTCATGGAGGATTAGCACCTGAAGCTCCTGTGCCACCCAAATCTAGCCTGCCAAGTGTAGATTCGCTTGCATTCGAGCTTGCATCTTCTCATCTTGAAAGTTCTGCTCAGCGTAAAGAACCATCCGAAAGCTCTGTACAAACACCGTCTCCTTCCAGACATTTTGGTACACCTGACAGGTCTCTGCATAttcctctccttcattcaCAACTTGTCAACTTGCGGATACGTCATAAGAACATTACCTCTACCCAGCTGGCTCGTAGCGGAGCCATCCTTGATCGCATGATAGACGTCGCGTCGCATCTACAAAATTTAGGTGATGTGAATGGTCCTTGTACAGGAAGTGAGAGGCAGGAGGGAGGTGTTGTGCCCGATCAGTTATTGGACCTGCAGGATGAACTTGACGCTTCGGTTGAAGAGTTGGGTAGGAGGGTGACGTGGTGTGGAGAGCTTGAAGAGCATTGGAAACT ATTTGAAGCCCATtactcttcctctttgcAAGCTCATCAACTGGCCCTAGAACTTTTTGACAACCTATATCAGGTTCTATCAAAATTATCCACTAGCAAACAAGATCGACACCTTTCCGACTTACTCGAAAGTGCTCAATCATGCCTCCCACCCCCAATCACAGACTCATTTTCTCGACCATCCTACCCTGCTTACCCTGAAAACGACGAGTACATTCAGCACGCCAAGGACGCTTTGGTCAAAGCTCATACGAATGCTTCTGATGTTATcaaaaaggggaaagaaggggTGGACTGGTATATGCGTCTGTTGAACATCCGGGAAAAGGTCCTGGACAAACATTCAGAGATTAAAGAGCTTGAAGGGGATATACGGCAGCTGCTAAATTTTCTTGAAAGGGGCGAGGATATGAGTGAACGGCCTGATATGTCCAGCCAACACTGTCTGGACGGCAACTTTGAGCAGTGGATCAAAGCTATACCCTCGAAATCAGCCGTAGCGTTCCAGTACATCGAGCAATCGGAGTCGGTCTGCAATCGCTCCACCTTTTTGGCATTACAATACCGAAACCTGCTTAAGACGCCTCCTCGATCAATCCGAGAACAAGCAGGGTGGGAAACTGATTTCGTCAACGATGATCTGGCTGATCAAGTAGATATGGATGCGAGCAAATTGCTTGAACTGAGGCAACAGACGTTGACGGCCGTACAAATTGCAAAAGAGGATATTGAGATCCTTGGCCGGGCACAGCAAGCTTTCATAAGTGCATTGTCCATTCGCAATGAGGGTCTGTCCATTCAAAGGCAGTTGGAAAATCTCATCCAGAAAACTGCCTATCCGTCTGCTCAAGCCATCCAAAAGGATCATGGCGAGTTGAAGCACACTGTAGCTCAACTTGTTTCTCGCATTGAAAAGCAAGTCATGGGCCCGTTTTCCTCTTTTGAAAGTTTAATTAAAATTCACCAACGTCAATTACTAAGTCTCCGTCAACAACTTTTATCCGCTATATCAGACGTAACAGATCTGCCTCCCCAGCTGTCTAGATCCATGGATCTCCTGGAACGAGTACAGAATCAAACCACTATCGTTGAAAATGTGGAAGCAGAGGCAGAGAAGATGATCGCGGACGTGATTATCATCCGGGAAGAAGCCCAACAGACGGCACAGCGAGAAGATGCCAGTGAAGTTTTCGGCAGTCTGTTAGCAAAGATTGAAGAACTGGAAAAAGGGGCAAATTCATGGGAATCCAAGTTGTCACAGCGCATCCCTTTCCTTGCATCTGGAACCAACGAACCTCCCTCATCAAACGACTTGGACACTATAGCTGCCGTGCCACCTCACCTCACACTtgcctcttcatcctctgcTCCACCCATGACCCCTCCTATATCCCGCTCCAACACTCCTCAACAAACATCCGCCCACGGAGTGAACATCGATGGCGCCAACTCGGCCGACCTTGACTTGGCATCCGTTGACCGCTCAGCCAAAGCAGCAGTTAATGACCAAGTTCTGGCTGTGGGGTCCCATATCGCACATTGCAAGTCCGTCTGTCGGTCGGCTATACTTGGTATGTGGGAATACCGATACCAGGAAGGGACAACGGGTTTGGGAAAGGGTATATCTTCATGGCTAGATTTCTGCGAAAAGACAGGGAGCACTCTCGATGATATAGCCGATCGAATTGATGCCCAGCCTGTCTCTCACGATCTTGCGCAGGTCACAGCACAAGAGGTAGAAGACATTCTTGTATCATTCAAGGAATACACCGCCGAGCATAAGAGAATTTTGCGTGCACAGctggagaggatggaggaCATATTCAACGCTTTGCCGAGATGGAGggtggaggaaggaagcCAAGATAATTGTGAAAGATGGGAGATTTCTAAAAGGATATCCAAAGATGCCGTAGAAAATGCGTTGGGAAAGGCTGGGGATATTGTAGCGACAGGAGAAGCTCTTTTGGTCAAGATCAGGTACCAAACAGAGGTCACAGCTAATCAACAGCAAGTAATTCCTGATACTCCTATACCTCCGACAAATACTCCCGATGTCCTTGAACCTTGTGTGGTTGCTGATGACATCTCGTCAAGCATCTTGGAGACTCCAAACAATGATCTTGATCTTTTGGAGCGGCTGCGCAAGCAATTGGATAATCTGCAGGTCGAAGAAATTGTGCATCCCATCATATCGAAACCTACATGGACTCTCACATCCCGGCATCTTCCTACCCAAAAGACAGCGGAACGTATGACTAAAATCTTGGGCGATATATCCGGCAGCGCCCAGTCACTTGTCGATTCGTCTTCGCATGTCATTTTATCAGATGCCAAAAACCTCAAACAATCCTTAACATCACGGGAACTTTTGATCCCTCGACTTGAACGGCTGGTACAAGTCGATGGTGCTATTGAAGCTTGTGACGATGCGCATAGCCAGTTGCTTGACAAGATTGACCATTATGCTGAGCAAAAAGAACTACTAGAGGAAGCTGCACGAGACGCTAAACAAGCTCTTGACTATGTTCTGGAGTGCTCTGTGCCTGTGAACGACGATAGCAGAGTGCGCAGAGAAGTGAAGCGTTTAACAGATACAAAGAAAGACCTTGAGATCTTGGTGGAAGAATGTCTACATCCTGAAAAATTGAAGGAGGAATGCGTTCAGGATGCTGTATCTGAGATTTCAAGATCAGAGAGCGAACTGTCCTTCGTATCGACCGTTAATTCTTTTAACCCGACTCCATCAGTCTCAAAACTTCCCCGACTACCCAACTCTTTGCTCAAACCCTCAACCCGTTCAACATCCAGTCCGCAACGTACACCTCGTCGCCTATCTTCTAATATATTCGCAAGTCAATGGAACAATGGGCATCGCGTAGTATCGGATACGCCTACCTATGTGCTAGAAAACAAGTCACAGAGCATTGCAAATCTCCATCGACACCGAGCTTCCCCCAGTTCTGACTCCACACCCAGTGCCATTCCTACGTTACCAGATTCCGACCTTCGTGCTCGCAAGTCATCCATACCTCGACGAGCAAGACTATCAAATGCTTCGTCTATAGTTTCCCCGTCAGTAGCTACACCGCAGTCTGCTAAGGCCATACCAAAACTGAAAAGGACTAGACATCTGGTACCTTCAGCTCAGTCGAAAGTGAAGGAGTACGTTCCCAATTCTAGAAGCAAGCTTGATGTAGCTATAGGAAAAGTCATCAATAAGCTTGAC ATCGATATCCCAATACGTCCGGTGAACCAGGGCATCTTAGGAAGCAATTCCGAATGGCAAGATTTGTCAGGACAGTATTGGATTGGGTTTGAAGGAAGGGCAAAGTTGTGCTTTTGTAGAATTCTGAGGTCAAGGACCGTAATGGTCCGAGTTGGAGGAGGGTGGGTTGAGCTATCAAA GTATCTGCTCGACCATTTCACCGAAATGATGGATAGTTTCCCTCAACCAACAACTGCTGCGCCAAGCCTTCATCGTTCCTGCTCGTCAGCCATCTCCCTTTTTAATGTGAGTTCGCCAGTTCCAATAACCTCAGCTTCATTCCCATCCCACTCTGCTCTGTCATCGCTTCCAAAAGATAGATTGACGGATTCAAAGCCGGCGATGCACATCGAATATAATCGCACAACTCCCTTGCATCGAGCTGTTCCCTTTCTGGAGTCGCCAAGACAATCTCTATCCCCACAAAAAGCCCAAGATAATTTGGAGTCTGTGCCTTCTACTCCTCGCACTCCCAGCTCCACAGGACGGAATGCGACCTTCTCAAGTACATCACCCCTTTCACCCTCTGTGACTCTCCCATCAGGTGTTGGAAGCCCATTTGTGGCCTTGCAATTCATGCGTAAAGCAGCCGATAGTCCTAGTGCGcgagagaaagaaaaagaaaagcTTGGCTCGAAGCGTTCAAGCCCTATCAAGGAAAAATCCAAAAGAAATCTCATGGCGTAA
- a CDS encoding uncharacterized protein (Similar to SGTC gene model, INSD accession EAL18980.1) yields MLSLSRLKRMPASITKTLPFITTTTVSTSRIPTLSFSHLSRPPYSLYSPRFKSTISHGKGKNKARNHYAPSLSSSNPLSTLQLLNHARYRIAENHVLPRSFHASARRDAIPLIPVGISVVKGASVLTAATAFSRIVISFLPIGTIAAFKMIRLGRWIESGVECPTVSPQAEEFFKMWCEGEKSIKLKPEEANALVESQPDNHGGLTLPDGRVAYSMPLPPSKFRHSSHQDPDIRFDVTPKMLMEHFRGNRRKVAFVIRRRYYIIPPLPSSAEAYYNSLESKQQAEIDSLRRYWLGLKTFKDCFKWGRWFIATVFLLPFLLICGAYIAGLERVPLTGRWRLILLTPEEEDAISTSLAGGNWYRSVINLLTTPERPAPPILPTDDWRWAWAQSVLTRLETAALIECQLIPPEQKPHKEYDSPLPLPPPIYHPFKPRPRASSLLHSVLPGGEPNTGREHLEVGPPYNIMLLQKDEQNAFSYGFGGKKAGGIVVYTGLLDEILRHSSPASQRTPQIETPQLGFLSGLFSTSRTSNQDKQHHIQPTEEQNLHLACILAHEMGHLLLSHHLETLSQQQVLWPSVLGFSMDLIRAFIWPLTVFLGPTVNDALANMGRTSSEELADKYGEIGFQWKHEYEADLAGLRILARAGYDPRAAVSHFQSSVAGLHEIQPDDKADNNTFTGAAFKLWTKATHPSAEQRTDAIRKEIDRWQEEAKKTTQK; encoded by the exons ATGCTCTCCCTTTCAAGGCTTAAACGCATGCCCGCATCAATAACAAAGACACTACCATTCATAACAACGACAACGGTATCCACATCCCGCATTCCAACCTTATCTTTCTCTCACCTTTCCCGGCCCCCTTATTCACTCTATTCTCCTCGCTTCAAATCTACCATATCGCAcggaaagggaaagaatAAGGCTCGCAATCATTATGCCCCTTCGCTCTCTTCATCAAACCCTTTGTCAACTTTGCAACTTCTCAACCATGCTCGGTACCGCATCGCCGAGAATCACGTTCTTCCTCGATCGTTCCACGCTTCTGCTAGACGCGATGCTATACCTCTAATACCGGTTGGAATATCTGTCGTGAAG GGAGCCTCCGTCTTAACCGCTGCCACTGCCTTCTCTCGCATTgtcatctccttccttcccatAGGTACAATCGCAGCCTTCAAGATGATCCGTCTAGGAAGATGGATAGAGTCCGGCGTGGAATGTCCAACAGTGAGCCCTCAAGCGGAAGAATTTTTCAAAATGTGGTGTGAAGGGGAAAAGAGCATCAAACTAAAACCTGAAGAGGCAAATGCGTTAGTCGAATCTCAACCAGACAATCATGGTGGCTTGACTCTACCAGACGGACGCGTTGCCTACTCAATGCCTCTTCCGCCTTCAAAATTTCGACATTCGTCCCATCAAGACCCGGATATCCGTTTTGACGTCACTCCCAAAATGCTTATGGAGCATTTCCGGGGCAATCGACGGAAGGTAGCTTTTGTCATTCGCCGGAGATACTATATTattcctcctcttccatcttctgCTGAAGCCTACTACAACAGCCTTGAATCAAAGCAGCAGGCAGAAATTGATTCCCTCAGACGATACTGGCTTGGTTTAAAAACTTTCAAGGATTGCTTTAAGTGGGGTCGTTGGTTTATCGCTACTGTCTTTCTCCTGCCATTTCTCTTAATCTGTGGTGCATACATTGCCGGTCTGGAAAGAGTACCTCTTACCGGCAGATGGAGACTGATCTTGCTCACaccagaagaagaggatgcGATTTCGACCAGCCTTGCCGGTGGGAATTGGTACCGCAGTGTCATCAACCTTCTCACTACTCCCGAACGCCCCGCCCCACCTATATTACCCACTGATGACTGGCGATGGGCTTGGGCTCAAAGCGTCCTTACACGGCTAGAAACTGCGGCTCTTATCGAATGCCAATTGATCCCTCCAGAGCAAAAACCTCATAAAGAATACGACTCACCCCTTCCCTTACCGCCGCCTATCTATCATCCATTCAAACCTCGCCCTCGCGcttcctctctccttcacTCTGTTCTTCCAGGTGGTGAGCCCAATACTGGTCGTGAGCATCTTGAAGTGGGACCACCGTATAACATCATGTTGCTGCAAAAAGACGAGCAAAATGCGTTTTCGTATGGGTTTGGCGGTAAGAAGGCTGGTGGCATCGTCGTCTACACGGGGTTATTAGACGAAATTCTTCGTCATTCTTCTCCAGCATCCCAACGCACTCCTCAAATAGAAACGCCTCAATTAGGGTTTCTTTCCGGTTTATTCTCTACTTCTCGCACTTCCAATCAGGATAAGCAACATCATATTCAGCCCACAGAAGAACAAAACCTCCATCTTGCTTGTATCTTGGCGCACGAAATGGGTCATTTATTACTGAGCCACCACCTTGAGACATTGTCTCAACAACAGGTTCTCTGGCCTAGTGTACTGGGGTTTAGTATGGACCTTATCCGAGCTTTTATCTGGCCTTTGAC TGTGTTCCTTGGGCCAACAGTCAACGATGCTTTGGCCAATATGGGGAGAACTAGCTCGGAAGAATTGGCGGATAAGTATGGAGAGATTGGATTCCAGTGGAAACACGAGTATGAAGCGGATCTTGCTGGTTTACG GATACTCGCACGAGCAGGTTATGACCCTCGCGCAGCCGTCAGTCATTTCCAAAGTTCCGTCGCGGGTTTACACGAGATCCAACCCGATGATAAGGCCGATAATAATACCTTTACTGGTGCCGCGTTCAAGCTTTGGACCAAGGCGACGCATCCTTCAGCCGAGCAAAGGACGGATGCGATCCGAAAGGAGATTGATAgatggcaagaagaagcaaagaaaACGACGCAAAAGTGA